The Mycolicibacterium duvalii DNA window CCGCGCCCGCAATAAAGGCTGCTATCCGGCCGTATAGCGCAAGTCGTCGAGTTGTAGGTTACGTAACTGCGCGGCGGCAGGGTCACATGAGCTTGTCCAGGAGGGAACTGAATGGCGGCGGTCCAGCCGTGGTGGACGGACCGATTTCCGTTGAACCACGCGATGTGATTGCTCCCCGGGGGCGCACCCGGGATATTGCCAGTGCAACCAAAGCTTCCCTTGTCCCAGATTCCGCAGTTGAGTCCAGTGGGTGACAGGAACCAGACACCGGGACGGTCAGCGAGGAAGAAACGGTCTGGCTCAAATCGGTCATACCACGCCAAAACATGCATCAATTCTGGGAATGGATCCGGGGCATCCCCGGCCGGCTCCGCATATCCCGGGACCACGGTGCTGAACATCAATATGGTTGCCGAGGCAATGCCCGCCAACCACCTCCAAGGGCGCGCACGGTGATGCAATCGCTCCTCCTTTGAGCAGCCCACAAGTTGCGAAAGGCAACGACGTTGGCTCATCCCACACTCCCCAAATCCCTTTAATTCAGCTGATGAAGCCCAGCGGACCAGGCTCCGCCAGCGCGATGGCAACCGGTGGTGACCTCGCCGATCGAGGTCGAGAATCGTTCAGCGCCTGCGCTCGATGCCGTGGACTCCGCTACGGATCGAGCCGAATCGCACGCTCGCCGTCTAACCATCAGTGACCGGACGCACTCTTACTCGCATACGTTTGAACGATGAATTCTGCTACCCCAACGCAACACTCTGTGCACCGATGGACCTGTGAACCAGGCGGCTTGATGACTCTTGATGCCGGCATTGACATTGGACAGGTGCTGCCACAGAAGGTAGAAACTCTCACCTTGATAGATGGGGAAGTAGACGTTACCCGCGTGGTCGGTTGACCGAGTAAGTGCTTGGGCGCGGGGGGCGAGGAAGCTCACCGATTGGTCGATATTCGTGGTGACTATGTCGACTTGCTGCTGAAGGTCGCCAATGCTGTAGTCCCAGTCGGAGCCCGAACCCATGTAGACCCCGGGTCCATTAGGTGTGATCCGGTTGAACTGCAGCCTATTGATCTGGCGCATCAGCTCGTCATATTGTGCGTTGAACCACTGACACATCTCCCGTTCGGCGTTGATGTCCGCATCGGTCACCCTATTTTTGGTTTGGTCAAAAGGAAATGGAAATTTCGGCACCCAGCCCGAAGGTGTTGGATTGATCACTGGTAATGGCACGGGAGGCCGCGCGTAATCGGACGGATCAGCTCGCGAAGCGGGCCCCACCGCGACCGACACGCCGGATAACACAATGAAAACGCATGTGAACGAGCCGACGGCGCGACTGAGGCGGCTCTGAATCGCCTTGTCCTGCGCCGCAGAAGCCCCAACCGCCCGGCGACGACCTTGAAAGCCGCCACCTGAACCTTGCCGCCTATCTCGACCCATCATGAATCACCTTTTCAGAGGTCTATTTTGGTGCTAGCGCGTCGCCAACTCCGCCAACATCTGTGATTTGCCAATCCTTGTTACTGTCGATTGTGACGCTATATGTCGCGGTCGACTGCAGTGGCTCCGGCGCTTGCGCAGTCTTGGTAAGGACGCTTACAAAAGCGTCGACGACATAGGCCCCGTCGGTGACTGTCCGAACCTTTGCCGCCAGTGGGTGTGCGGTGGAATTCCATTGAAGCGGTACCAAAATCTGTTCCATTGACGTGGCGGCCTCGGACAATTTGTCCTTCAGTTCAGGACTGGTGCCCGCGACAAGCCTGTCTTTCCAGGCGTTGAGGTCTTGGTAGTTCATTGCTGCCGCTTCACCGGCGTACTGCAGCGCTATCTTCTCGGCGTGCACGTTGTTCTCGGATTGACGGGCCTCCTCGTCGAGTTGGCTTCGCGCTCCAACGTAGAGCCACGACAGCACGCCGATCGCGCCGACAAGGACGACGATCACCACGGAGGTCACCGCGCCACGTAGAGAGACCGAGAGTTGCACTCGTCTGGACTTCTCACGCTGAGGTACGTCTTTGGCCGCCGACGTCTCCTCAATGGTGCTTTCGCCCTCGGGCTCTGATCCGGCAGCATCTACTTGCGCCGAATTTGGCACGGCGGCGTCTCGTTCGCTATCGACCGTCATTAGAATTCCTCAATTCGTGGTCATGGGCAGTCGTACCTGCCCATTTACTTCGGGGGGACGGTTACGCGCAGGGTAATCGCGCCGTCCTCGGGTATTGTCTCCAGGATGTTGGTCAAGATCTGACTGGGGTCGAAGTTCAACAGTGCACCGGCGATAGCCCTGACGCGTGGCCGAAATGCTTCGCCCAGCACTTTGAGGTCACCGCCGTTGGCATCCAACAGCTTCTGGATTCGGTTGATGAAGAAGCCGAATTTCTTCATACCGTCCGGGCCAATCTCGAGGGCACCCACCGAAAACCCTTGCAGGGTCTTGGAGGCATTTTGGGCGCTCTCTCGGAGATCGGGCGCCGTTGCAGCGAGCGTGGGCCCAACCCATCCAGCGTTGCGTAACAGTGTTTGAAAATTGCTCAACAAGACCCGGCCCTGGCCGTGCATATTCGCTGCGGTGTTTCTCAGCATCTCGCTGGCGTGCGCCAAGTTGGGCAGTGCCGAGTTTGGATCCGGCAACGCTGTATCGGCCTCGCTGATGATGCGTGCGAGCGCATCGGGGTCGACCTGATTGAGTAGCCGCGTAACACTTGCCGCCAGTTCGGTTATCGATGGTGGTTGCTCCACCATCTCGGTTGAGATGTGCTGGCCGTCGCGCAACATAGGACCGTCCTGGCGCCGCGGGAACAGTCCGATATAGCTTTCACCGAGGGCGGACAGGTTATCGAGCCGCACATCGCAGTCGGCGGGGATACGGAAGCGGTCGTCGACGTAGAAGTAAATGGTGGCTCCGCCGATGGATGACGCGATATGGCTGACTTTGCCGACCGGTACGCCACGCAACAGAATATTCGAATCAACGACGATGCCATTGATATCAGCCACCGTCATGGAGAGATTAACTCGGTTATCAGGCGGCTTGAGCCGCACACCGAGCGAGCCGATGTAGCCCACCGCAAATATAATCATCACAGCAAACGCCAGAAACGACAGGAAATTTCGGCCCTTCATGGTGTCCCACCCAAGATCCGTAGCACGTCATGGACGTTTCCCGAAATTTCCCGGCCGTCCGGACTCATTATCGAAGTAATATTGATCGCGGGATACTTATCCTGCGGGAGGAAAAATTCAGTCAGTAGCCGGCGCCATGCAGGCCCCTCTGCTTCGAACATTCTCTTGGATTGCTGAGTAGCGCCTGCCGCATCTCCCAATGAATTCAGTAGGGGCACCAGCCAGAAACCACCGGCGTAGATAGTCCCGGTAGAGGGGAGGATGGTTCCCACATATGAAAATATCTCCAAGAACCGACGAAAAGCGGTCATCCCTTCCTCGGAGAACATCTCCTGCAAAACCGGGATCTTGCGATGTGCGACATCTATGGTCTCGGACACGCCGTTGAGCCACAGGTCAACGAGATTCATGTTGTTCGACAGGTCCCCGAGGTCGGCTGCCACTTGGGAAGCCATCTTGCGGATCCCGTCCTGGCCCCCGGGCGGCTGGATTCGGTTGATACGGGCGATCGACTCTTGAACGCGTTGGATGGAACCGCTCGACACAAAATTCGCCATGTGGGCGATGGTGTCTTCGAGTTGCGGTGGAGATGTGGTCTGTGCCAGCGGGATGCGGGCACCCGGACTCAACGCGGGCGCCGGCGCCTGGTCGGTTGTCGGTCGCTCGAGAGCGACATAGATGTCGCCCAAGACCGTGTCCTGCTGCAGAACCGCTCGGATGTCAGAGGGCACCGCGACGCCTCGCTCAATAGTCGAGGTGACGTCAACCGCACTGCTGGACAGTGCCACATCCGATACGACCCCGACGGTGGTGCCGTCCAAGACCACCTTTGCGCTGTCCGGCAAATTCAGTACGTTGGCGAATTCGATGACGATGTCGTATCCATCGCTATAGCTACTTCCCGGCGCAGGCAGCGAGCTCACGTTGAGCGAAGCACACGAGGAAACCGTAATGACGGTGGCAACGGCCGCGACCAACCGCCAATTCCGGCGGTTCATCGGTTCGCCTCGGTGAGTACGTACTGAAGCAGCGCAACATCAACCGCGTATGGCTGCCCGGCAACGTTCGCGCAGCTCCCCGGCGTCGAAGAATTCATGATGCCACACAGCGCCCACCCGTCGGGGGTTCTGATGCGATACAACGGCGGACGGTAATTGATATTGAATTCACGGTTGTTGAAATGGCCCGCCAGCGTATTGACCCACCATGGAACCGGGTTCAGGAGACTTGCCACCCACGGCGCGTGTGCACTCAGTTTCCGCAGCGCAACCGATGTCGCATCAAGCGTGAACTGAAACTCCCCACCGAGGTTTTCTTCTATGTCCACAACGGCTTTCACAGCTCCCATGAATCCTCCGACCATACGGTTGCCACCATCCAAGGTCACGGCGACGTCCGACATGTTCTGTTCCGCGTTCAGCAGAACTTCTTTCAGCGGCCCTCTGATCTCGCTGACTGCTGAGGTCAGTTCGGCGAGGTTGGTGATCACGGACCCGATGTCGCTGATCACCTGATCGGGACTATCGACTACAGCCGATGACGTCGTTAGGAGCTTGTTTACGCCGGCGCCATTGTTGTGCAACGCTTGATCGAGCTGACTTACGACATCGCCGACATTCGTCGATTCAGCCGGATTGATTCCGTTGACGAAATCGGTCGCCGAACCTATCACTGCCGACACGCTTTTCGGGGTCCATGAACGGGAAAGCGGAATGCACTCGCCCGCACCGAGGTGGGATCCCGAATCAGCGTTGCCAACGAGTTCCAGCGACCGATCAGCAAGAATCGACGTCGACCGGACAATTGCTTTGACGTCACCGGGCAACAAACGCCGTTCAGTGATACTGAAGTCGACGCGTACGTCGGTTGCACCGGGGGTGATACTGGTGACCTCACCGATCTGGTAGCCCATCTGCGTCACCGGATTGCCGACGTATAGACCGATGCTGTCGGGCAGGACCGCGCAGTATTGGGCGTTGGCCTGTTCTTCGGGCGGCCCGCCGCACGAAGTGCCAACCGTCACCACCGCCGCCGCTGTGAGCGCGATTGCCACGACCCGGCGACGGTGAGGCGAACCTGACCCGGGCATCAGCACGGACTTCCGGGTATTGGCATACAGAGGTCGGTAGCCAATAGCTCTGGTGCCGCCTGCTGTGCGCCCAGGATCCGTTCGATCTTCACCCGCGTCAGGTGCAGCGCCCGAACGACTACACCGTTGCGTTCCGACCACATTCGTGATTTCTCCAACCAATCGCGAATTTTCACGAGAGCTTTGTCGCGGTGATTCTGATAAAAGATGAAGATCGGTGAAAGACCATCCATGATGTCACCGAAACCAGCCATGGCGCGGGCGAGCCCCTTGCTGTACAACGTAAGCGACTGCTCAATGATCGAAATCTTGCGTATCAAATCTTTGAGCTCATCTTTGTAATTGTTTACATCCTGCAGGTACTCATTGGACAGGTTGAGGATGGCGCTCACCTGCCCGCGTTGCTTCTCAATGGTGGACATTACGTTGTTGCCCGCATCGATGACCGCGGAGACCGATTCCAGGTTGGTACCGGTAAGCCCCCGCTGCACCTGGCCGAGTGATTCGTTGATGGGCTGTGGGGCGACATTGTCGGTGATCTTCGTCGCATCCGTGAGGGTGCGAATCAAACTGTAGGGCATGGTCACCCGTTCCACCGGAATAGGTTTGGTCCCCAGAGGCGTGTCACCTATTGGCGAGATGCTTACGTAATAGCCCCCCACCACGGTGAGCATGCGGACCTGCACCTGCGAACGGTCACCGACGAATGCGCTGTCGTCCACCCGTGCTTCGACCCGGACTTGGTCCGATTCCAGTGTCAGATCCTTCACCTTGCCAACGTTGATGCCGGCAATTCGTACTGAATCTCCAGGGCGGATCGCCGCCGCGTCGTCGGTATAGAAGATGACGGTCTTCTGCCCGGGCGGACTGACATAAACCATGGCGATGAGCAGCGCGATAACGGTCATGAGTGCGAGGGCGCCGGCACCCCAGACAGTCGGGTTACGTAACACTTTCATCGGTTGCACAACACCACTTTTCGTCCATTGAGAAATACGTCCATTTCTGCCGGTAACTGAGCCCGTCCCCGGGAACACGCCAGGGGCGCACCAGCTTCAGGCGGCGGCGGAATGTTCTCCCACATGACCGGAACCAGCTTGAAGGCCTCCGTATAGTCGTCAAACACGGTGAACGCACGGTCGAAGGCTTCGTCCACGTTGGTTACGTTCTTGTTGGATTCCGGGCCGTAGACGAAATAGTCGCCATTGTTGCCCTCGGGCGGAAATCCCAAGTTCTTGACCACTTGCGCCGCATCGTCCATAAATTCGCCGTAGAGGTGGGCTTTTCGAAACTCGTCCAGAATTCCAAGCATGCCGTCGACCGGACCCTTGTTGAGCCAATCCACTATTTGGATCAGATCTTTTCCATGTCCGCCCATGGTGTCGGAGATGTCCTTCAGATTACGCATCAACGTGGCGATGACTTGCTGACGGTCCGCTACGAACCTGGTGAGCTTGTGGATACTTTCCAGCATCGGCGCCAAGCCGCCGCCATCACCCGAAAGATATGTTGCCGCGTTCGCTGTAAAGGTGTTCAGTTCGTCGGGATTCAGGGTGGCGATCACAGGTTGTAGCCCGTTGAACAATTCGGTGACGTCGAAAGACGGTTGCGTCATCGTCGTAGTCACGTCAGTAACGAGATCGGCCTTGGAGTAATTTTCCGCCGGATCGATGACATCTATGTAACGCAGTCCGGTGAGCGCCTCGAACTTGATGGCAAGTCGGGTGCCAGACACCACGCCATAGCGTTGGTCGCACGTCAACCTGACAACGGCGATGCTTTGACCGTTCCTTCGCTCAAGGTCGACCGACTGCACCTTCCCGACGCGAACTCCGCGGACCCGCACGTCGGCGTCCGCATGTAAGCCCGATGCGTCAGTGAACTCGGCCGTATACGCTCGCGTTTCCGCTGCTGTGGGCTGCTTGATCACGTTCGCCAACAGGATGAACAGGGTAATGGCGACTATGCCGCTGATCGCGAGTCGCCACAATGCCGCGCCGGTCTTCATCGGGCACCGCCCGCGGCAGCAAGTGGCGCCGCCACACCCGGCATGCTGTCGAGAAGAATACGAACTTGAAGCGCGCGCTGCTCAGGGGTCCCTGCGTACATCTTCTCAAGTCGGGTACGCAATTCCACGAGCATGTCCGACATGCCTTGGGGTCTCATCAAAGGTGGCACCACATCAGTCATCGCCCGGACACTGTCGATGACAGGCGTCAGATCGTCGATATGCGTGTACTCCAGCCTGCCGATAGCCCCAAAGAGGTTATCGGATACATACTGCATGAACGGAAGAATGACGGTTTGATATTCCTCCTCGCTGGCATTCCAAGTACCTTTGTTGAGTTTATTCGTACCGTGTGTTGCGTAGTAACCGGCGTCGAGCATCGCATCGGCGAACCCGGGGAACGCGACGCTTATTCCAGTCGCGTTTGTCAATAGTTGCGCGGTACTCACTGTTTGAGTTTCAGCCAGTGCATTCGCCGAGATCACCAGTGTCTCGGCCAGCGGATTCAACGCATCGGTGTATCGAGTGGCCTTCTCGACCACCTCGATCAGCTGGTTGGTCAGCGCCCCGGTGGCGAGTTTTCCAAGGCGGGATAGCAATGCCTGAAGTGTCGAATTACCTTTCGGCGTGATCGTCAACCGGGTTCCATCGGCGAGCGGCCGGCCACCCGTACCGGCGACTAGATCGATACCGGTCACACCAAAATAGTTGATGGTCCGGAAATCGATGCCCATTGCGTCAGTCAAGCCCTTCGTCGGCGATTTCTGCAGATTGGTATCCAGCAGAACACCGCCTCCGGACAACCTGGACACGGCGGTGACCTCCCCGACCTTCACCCCGTGCATGACCAGCTGCGTGCCCTTGGCGACGCCCGGTCCGACATATGGCGTCTCGATCGCCACCGAGATTTCATCGTCCGGTCGGCCGGCGAATGGCTTGAACGCGATGAATATGCCTGCAACCGCCACGGCGCAGAGCACGACAACTGTGCCGACGATGGTCAATGTTCGCTTCTCAGATGCCTCCGAGCCATGCAGGAGCATGTCTTCTCACCTAACCCTTGAACACGAACACTGGATGAAGGCCCCACATCGCCACGGTCAGTATCAAATCCAAAAAGATGATCGTGATCAGACTGGTCCGCACTGCACGGCCGGACGCTTGACCGACACCGACCGGTCCGCCGGAAGCAAAGTATCCGTAGTAGCAATGGATCAACGTCACCGCCATGCAGAAGACAGCTACCTTGATGACGGAGTACGCGAGATCTGTTGGCGTCACGAATTGAGCAAAATAGTGGTTATATGTCCCGCCCGGCTGACTGTGAAATACCCGGATGACGGTGTCCATGACGAAGAAATTGGCTATCAGGGCCACCAGGTATCCCGGCACCACCAAGATCATCGCGCCAATAAGGCGCGTACCAACCACAAACGGTATGGGCCGCAGGCCTATTGCCTCCAAGGCATCTATCTCTTCGGCGATGCGCATGGCGCCGATCTCGGCGGTCATCCGGCACCCTGCCTGTCCGGCGAACGCGACAGCACTCACTATCGGCGCAAGCTCTCGAACCCCGCCTATACCGCCGATGATCCCCGACAAGCCACCGAACCCGATGATGTTCAATACAGCAAACGCCTCAACTGCCAACGAGGCACCGACAGCAATGCCGAGGAGCAGTAATACGCTTATCGCACCGCCATCCACGATGAGCGAACCGCGGCCCCAAGCGAGGCTGTTCATTTGCTGCAGTGTTTG harbors:
- a CDS encoding Mammalian cell entry related domain protein is translated as MLLHGSEASEKRTLTIVGTVVVLCAVAVAGIFIAFKPFAGRPDDEISVAIETPYVGPGVAKGTQLVMHGVKVGEVTAVSRLSGGGVLLDTNLQKSPTKGLTDAMGIDFRTINYFGVTGIDLVAGTGGRPLADGTRLTITPKGNSTLQALLSRLGKLATGALTNQLIEVVEKATRYTDALNPLAETLVISANALAETQTVSTAQLLTNATGISVAFPGFADAMLDAGYYATHGTNKLNKGTWNASEEEYQTVILPFMQYVSDNLFGAIGRLEYTHIDDLTPVIDSVRAMTDVVPPLMRPQGMSDMLVELRTRLEKMYAGTPEQRALQVRILLDSMPGVAAPLAAAGGAR
- a CDS encoding MlaD family protein; translated protein: MKGRNFLSFLAFAVMIIFAVGYIGSLGVRLKPPDNRVNLSMTVADINGIVVDSNILLRGVPVGKVSHIASSIGGATIYFYVDDRFRIPADCDVRLDNLSALGESYIGLFPRRQDGPMLRDGQHISTEMVEQPPSITELAASVTRLLNQVDPDALARIISEADTALPDPNSALPNLAHASEMLRNTAANMHGQGRVLLSNFQTLLRNAGWVGPTLAATAPDLRESAQNASKTLQGFSVGALEIGPDGMKKFGFFINRIQKLLDANGGDLKVLGEAFRPRVRAIAGALLNFDPSQILTNILETIPEDGAITLRVTVPPK
- a CDS encoding ABC transporter permease, giving the protein MIFIAKAFSSVPVAVVKYRRQTLQQMNSLAWGRGSLIVDGGAISVLLLLGIAVGASLAVEAFAVLNIIGFGGLSGIIGGIGGVRELAPIVSAVAFAGQAGCRMTAEIGAMRIAEEIDALEAIGLRPIPFVVGTRLIGAMILVVPGYLVALIANFFVMDTVIRVFHSQPGGTYNHYFAQFVTPTDLAYSVIKVAVFCMAVTLIHCYYGYFASGGPVGVGQASGRAVRTSLITIIFLDLILTVAMWGLHPVFVFKG
- a CDS encoding MlaD family protein, with product MNRRNWRLVAAVATVITVSSCASLNVSSLPAPGSSYSDGYDIVIEFANVLNLPDSAKVVLDGTTVGVVSDVALSSSAVDVTSTIERGVAVPSDIRAVLQQDTVLGDIYVALERPTTDQAPAPALSPGARIPLAQTTSPPQLEDTIAHMANFVSSGSIQRVQESIARINRIQPPGGQDGIRKMASQVAADLGDLSNNMNLVDLWLNGVSETIDVAHRKIPVLQEMFSEEGMTAFRRFLEIFSYVGTILPSTGTIYAGGFWLVPLLNSLGDAAGATQQSKRMFEAEGPAWRRLLTEFFLPQDKYPAINITSIMSPDGREISGNVHDVLRILGGTP
- a CDS encoding MlaD family protein, which gives rise to MPGSGSPHRRRVVAIALTAAAVVTVGTSCGGPPEEQANAQYCAVLPDSIGLYVGNPVTQMGYQIGEVTSITPGATDVRVDFSITERRLLPGDVKAIVRSTSILADRSLELVGNADSGSHLGAGECIPLSRSWTPKSVSAVIGSATDFVNGINPAESTNVGDVVSQLDQALHNNGAGVNKLLTTSSAVVDSPDQVISDIGSVITNLAELTSAVSEIRGPLKEVLLNAEQNMSDVAVTLDGGNRMVGGFMGAVKAVVDIEENLGGEFQFTLDATSVALRKLSAHAPWVASLLNPVPWWVNTLAGHFNNREFNINYRPPLYRIRTPDGWALCGIMNSSTPGSCANVAGQPYAVDVALLQYVLTEANR
- a CDS encoding MlaD family protein — protein: MKTGAALWRLAISGIVAITLFILLANVIKQPTAAETRAYTAEFTDASGLHADADVRVRGVRVGKVQSVDLERRNGQSIAVVRLTCDQRYGVVSGTRLAIKFEALTGLRYIDVIDPAENYSKADLVTDVTTTMTQPSFDVTELFNGLQPVIATLNPDELNTFTANAATYLSGDGGGLAPMLESIHKLTRFVADRQQVIATLMRNLKDISDTMGGHGKDLIQIVDWLNKGPVDGMLGILDEFRKAHLYGEFMDDAAQVVKNLGFPPEGNNGDYFVYGPESNKNVTNVDEAFDRAFTVFDDYTEAFKLVPVMWENIPPPPEAGAPLACSRGRAQLPAEMDVFLNGRKVVLCNR
- a CDS encoding MlaD family protein; protein product: MKVLRNPTVWGAGALALMTVIALLIAMVYVSPPGQKTVIFYTDDAAAIRPGDSVRIAGINVGKVKDLTLESDQVRVEARVDDSAFVGDRSQVQVRMLTVVGGYYVSISPIGDTPLGTKPIPVERVTMPYSLIRTLTDATKITDNVAPQPINESLGQVQRGLTGTNLESVSAVIDAGNNVMSTIEKQRGQVSAILNLSNEYLQDVNNYKDELKDLIRKISIIEQSLTLYSKGLARAMAGFGDIMDGLSPIFIFYQNHRDKALVKIRDWLEKSRMWSERNGVVVRALHLTRVKIERILGAQQAAPELLATDLCMPIPGSPC